The Vitis riparia cultivar Riparia Gloire de Montpellier isolate 1030 chromosome 3, EGFV_Vit.rip_1.0, whole genome shotgun sequence genome segment CATTGGAATCTCTCTGAATCATACCCATCTTCAATAACAAAATTTAGATTAGCACACATGCTACAATTGGCTGCCAAGAATTCAGaggaaaagaataaatttgggATCTTACAACTGTCTCAAATCCAAGTTGTCATAAGATTCCAACTCTTCTCTTCGTCTCCTCATAAGGAATCCAATAAACATTGAAGAATCCAAAAAAGCATACTCCATAAGAGTATCTCATGAGTACTTTGTACAGATTTTTAGGATTTGTTGAAATATGCCATTGAAATTGCTTcagatttgaaaaaaagaaatagttaaaaaatagcaaaaaaaaaatggtttaaaccTTAGATAACAAAGAACAGCAAGCTCTGGCTACAGTTTTGTTGCCTTGTTCACCACTGTCATCAATGCATCGGAGCACTGCATCTATACCTCCACTTTCAGCAATGGATTTACAGATTTCATCCTACATAGAGAAGTAGGCCTGGAGTCAGCAAATCATTCAATAAATCAATGGGTATCTGATAGAAGAGGTTCCTCATTTATCTTATTGATGTATCATTAATTCTAGTCGTCTGAGTCCTAAAAATAAGGATATAGTTCCAAGGTGAAGTATGAGTAATTCCCCTGCTATATGCTTCTAAGGTAAACGAGAAGTCTCGATGGTAACAAATTACTGAAAATAAGCATTCGCCCTATCACATTCTCACAATAGTCTGTTCTATATATAAACAGTTCGTTTTAATTGGCATCTCATAAAATTTAAGGAACTTACATTGACAGCAACAGCCTTTAATGCAATGCTTGCTGAAACCAGACTAGGTGAACTAAGCCCTTCGCCAAGTGATTCTACAAGAGCTCCTGCAATTCCAGCTTTGGCAAATCTTCGAGCATAACCATAAACCTAGAGTTTGTACACATCAAATAGTTACCTTGAGGAAAATTCCCAAGGGTCTAGATGCATTTAAATGCAAGCATATGGATACATCAGTACCATGTTTGGTCATTGGGCCTCAAAATATGGCCTGGGTTCAGATCCAAACTTCACCCAGCCTCCAATTTGTTCATCAAGAAAACATCAGCATAGAAGATCAATTAACTTCATGCAACATATTACCTTAACATGCTGAATTTCTAGCTGCAATTAGTGGAGTGTACAAAAATTGAACCTATACACTTTCAACAAAGTATTTACTTACTTGGGAAGCCACGACACGATTATCATCAGGTGTTAACAGAACACATATAGCATCATATATGCTGTGGACTCTGCCTCTACCATGGCTCTTCATAATTTGGATGATGAGCTCATCAATTTGCAAGTCCATGAATGATTCCTTCAGAATCTCATTACCAGTTGCAGCCACAGCAACAACAGAGAAACCACTGTTCAAGATGTCTACATTTTGACTGGCATCATTCAGGACACCCACCACAATTTTTGGTCCGCCAATCTTTTGAAATGTTTCTGTACTTTGAACATCTGCATATGATATCATACACATCTCAAACAACAcccaaacaaaattattaaccATTTCCCAAGTCCAAAGTCTGCGAGCTACTAACTGGAATACAATGACGGCCACAATTATTACATAAAACTTGCAGTATCACAGACCATACATCACAAACAACAAAGTTCAAGATTTTGATGCCTAAAATCTTATTCCCATAATCTTGTACACATATCAATTGGGCAACAACAATGAAATCACTAGTTGCAAAGAAGGACCGATTCCAACCCTTCTCCAAGGCCAGATTTTGTGAGCCATTGATGTAATCACGTTTGtcgttttcatttttcattttctttttcgaTTTCAACTAAGTGATCATTAGTCTTAAACAATGTATGGATCTGTAATTAAAGCAACATCAAATAACTAGAAGCATCAATTCACTGAATTGATGATAATAGTCTTATGAACGAAAGTGCATAGTTATATATACCGTGAAGCAATGATGCCATTGTCGTCAACCCAGAAACAAGAACCGAATCACCTTCACACCCCACCCGAATCTTCGAACAAACAGAACACACCACTTCCACACCCCCATTCCTCGTCGCAATCGCCGCATTGCCGGATCCCCCAATCGAACACAACTCGGTTAGCTTATCAAACACCTCCACCATCTCTCCAAAGCCCCCCCGATCAGAATCCAATTGCTTCAACCGATCCAGAGACTGAATCACTGGATTGTCCCCAACACTGCCGTCTCCAGGAACACACGCGACAATGCCTGCGAGATGGATGCAATTTCATAAGTACATCTATATTTGGTCGCAAAGAAACTATTTTTCTCCGGAAACAAATGGAAAGTGGGGGTACCGGAGAGGTCGACGCCCTGGAGGGTTAGGGTTTGCAGGGCGTCTTCGAGGGCTTCAGCGGGGTCCATGCCTAAGTCTTCCATGTTCTCTCTCACCAGCTCGTCGAAAGCAGCTTGGGAGATCGTACGGACGCCCTTCTTTTGGCCCATCTCTGATCTCCGTTTACGGCCGTCTGATGATCTGAAGAAGATGAAGTCTCAGAGCGCTGGAAGTGAAGCAGAGTGAAAGATGGTGGGTTTTGTATTTGGATTTTCAATTTGAAATCACAGAGAGGTGGAGATGGGAATTGATGTCTGGCTGACTGCAAAGTGCATTAGAATGTTGTGACAATCCAATTACATCTTTCCACGTGgcgcataatttttttttaaataatttctttaataatatcatttcaattttttttaaaaataaaaaataaaatgtttaaatgCTGTTTCAATACACTCCCTTGTTAAggtaataatttctaaaaaaattgaaatataccaccttaaattttaaaaaatttctataataattttaaaaaatataaaattacacgaatttctatattttataaaggagttattattattatttttgcttttaagaaaaaaaagattttcGAATGATACCTTTAtgatttggtttaaaaaattatttactttaaagTATTAATATATTCAACATAGAAGCTTTTCATTTTAATCATATGTTGGATGCGTTGGTGGATTGCCACACACTACTTAAGCCCAACGAATTTACAAACAATGATAAATAAGCATATTGTTTACATAATAATATATGCCTACGTTTGAGCCTCTTCGAGcatttcaaaagtttttataagACTACAAGGACCTCGTGCTTATATTTTAGTTAAGGTGAAATTTTTGAAGCAATGTAAAGAAGTGTAGAAAAATTATGAACTCTTGTCCATAGCTTGTGAAGCCTAATTgagttaattttgaattataccGATTTCAGAAAGTTTCATAAATACCTATAAGATAATGACTTTTAAtctaatgcaaagtatttttcTAACCAACCCACATGATACTTAAATAATTTAAGCCACTTGAAGTTGGTAAGTTGACttttttaaactaattaatGTTACGCAATACAAAAGTTAGAGATGAGAAAGAAAGTCATAGTTAAAAGTTTAGAAAAGTAAATAAGATTGTTATTACAAAAGAATACTTTAAAAAActtgattgttttaaaattagagTCATTTGCCTTAGTCAATGAGCATGGGAGGGATAAAAACACTCAATTTACTTCTAAAGATTGATGACACACTTAAAAAAAGATAAGGATAATGG includes the following:
- the LOC117911126 gene encoding armadillo repeat-containing protein 6, with product MGQKKGVRTISQAAFDELVRENMEDLGMDPAEALEDALQTLTLQGVDLSGIVACVPGDGSVGDNPVIQSLDRLKQLDSDRGGFGEMVEVFDKLTELCSIGGSGNAAIATRNGGVEVVCSVCSKIRVGCEGDSVLVSGLTTMASLLHDVQSTETFQKIGGPKIVVGVLNDASQNVDILNSGFSVVAVAATGNEILKESFMDLQIDELIIQIMKSHGRGRVHSIYDAICVLLTPDDNRVVASQVYGYARRFAKAGIAGALVESLGEGLSSPSLVSASIALKAVAVNDEICKSIAESGGIDAVLRCIDDSGEQGNKTVARACCSLLSKLAGSDANKSTIVEKGGMDRLIKLSARFSDDPSVLQEVMPIFCVLSLRSPDNAARAVEAGAGDLAIQAMQKFPAAQQMQRNSCLMIRNLVVRNQENRTLLLSNGIEKIIRKAKENHESCKEAANDALRDLGLDYNS